Part of the Vigna angularis cultivar LongXiaoDou No.4 chromosome 1, ASM1680809v1, whole genome shotgun sequence genome, AAGTAATGGGAGCTAACTAGTTACgtgatttgtttttctttcatagTTATCTTGTACTCAATTGCAGTTCTGATTATTATGacttgatattattattatgaaaatcattttaTGGGTATCTGGAAATATTTGGTACACTGTGTTTATGATATTATGTGggatgaaaaattattattttgtgtggATTAAAATTGGTGTGCAGTAGTGgcaagatataaaatatataaatgtgatTTAAGATTTTGGGGGATTTTGGCATTTACCATGAATTGTTTGGAAGTAGGCAGCTGcggaattttatttatttgactaATATATTGGCACATTTgctgtttttattttgtataaaagtaCTCTTGGTTTTGgtattaatttaattcataaggcatataaaaattaaagtttgattGGTTTTGTTCATGcgttttattatgtatttttgtatGTAGAGTGATGAGCTTTTTATATATTGGGAGCAGAATATATATACAGGTTTTTGTTGCATActattaagaagtgaactttaagtaaaactcaacctcacaaaatcgGCTTATAAGATGAAGTTTGCACTCacatatatattctaaattagtcttatctctagtcaatgtgagactttcaacacacACCTtacacgccgaggtatatataTCTCGTGTGTAGAACTAAACATTAATGATGGTCCAATAGCGGATAGAATGATATGTCTAAAAACACAAATTTCGTTAGGATAGACTCTACTCCATGGCTTTGATACCAGAAGCAAAACTAATACATCATGTTTAAGGTTGATAATAACAAATCAAATCTGTTTGCAACCACTGTCTTAGAAAACCAACCTTTCTACCAGCCAGTTTTATCCCAATTTGAATCAAATCCAACTTTCATGAAATTTTGGACTGGATATTCATCGGTTCCTGGTTAAACAAGTCAATCCGGTCCAATTCTAACAAATCTGATGCCAGACATCTTACcaatattaaggaaaaaaataatagagtATAAATTAGGCCTTGTTCGACTAAATACAGATGTGAACATATTGTAGTGTAAAGCATGCAATGTAACAGAACATTGGTGATGTATTGAGTTAAACATTTTAGATAAAATGAAGCATGAGCTGCTAATGAACAACTCATTTAAGTTGTGGCATCCAATATGATCCCTTAATGTCTAGCTAAATTCACAAAAAGTATTAATCATGAAGTGGCAAACAGATAGAGAATACATGGGTGTCATTGGAAAGTTTCAAAAGGTACATTCTACAAAATgaattccaaaataataaaataggatTTGTAAGATGGCATAATTACGCTTAGTCTAACTGAAATATTCCAGTTAACTATTTTCCTTCCAATCAGCTCTCATTCATCAATCTCACTCTCATGCACAATCAAATTGCTTGATAAGCAAAACGATAGGTAGCAGCAAGTAAGAATGACTAAAATGTCATAATTAAGcgtaaaaatatttgtatttcaGGATCAGGTCTTAATCAAGGGAGCTCCGATCGTGGTATGTTCTGTGTATAATGGGAAAATAATGCAAGAGATTACCATGCAGTTTCGAAAGGGTATAGTCACTCCCAGCCCAAGCCTAATTTCAGTATATCTTCTACACAACCTTCTTGGGTATATATTTTCTCTCCAACAAACCAACAAGCACTCCTCCCAGGCTCTACTGTGAGGTTGAAAGTTAGTTATCTCTTCTAAAACTGCATTCGTACACCACACTTTTTGCCTATCCGTAAACAGCCATTACTAAGTGATCTTCGGCTTTGAGGCCACATCACAAAAccattctttttaaaataataattcaactCTTCTGATGAGTGATGACTTGTGAAGTTATAAGCAGTAAATATTACTAAatcatgagaaaaaaattataaattaacaaTAGATGAACATTTCACTTTTGACCTAACCCTCTCAATATCATTCCAAGAATGCGAAAGTTATGTGAGAGAACATTTTGAAGTAAGGTGAAGTTCAGAAGTTCAGAAGATAAATACGAAGAGatatgctatatatatatatacacacacacacacacgcacacaggCACACAAACGTGAGCGCACGCGCgcgcgcacacacacacacacacacacacatatatatatatatatatatatatatatatatatatatatatatatatatatatatatatatatatatatatatatatatatatatatatatatatatatatatatagctttcTTGggataaaacaacaaaaatattatcaagGAACAGAACAGGCAATTTTATCTACAATGTTTAACTCTTCTTGAAAGAAGAGAAGATTGGAAATTGAACTTACGGGTTGTTCCAATCAGTTGTATCCTCATTGACAAGATGGGTCCATTTAGTTCTTCCACTACGACCAAAGTGCTTGACTTGCATAACCTTGGGTAATATTGTCTTGTCCATTTTATCCTCCCCAGTTGGAGCAGAGAAATCACGTGTGAAAATACCATCAGATCCAACAGTGGAAGCCCTATCGTCAGATTCAGACTGGAAGAAAGCTCCTTTGTGATAGTATTTCTGCATAAATCTCCACTTCTGCTTTGGTGGTGGAGCAGGTTTCGGATTCTTCCTTTCCCACTCCCTCCTCTCTTCCTCTGTCATGTTTCTCACCCGCtcaatctcttctttttccttcaaCATTGCCTCCCGATCCTCCCTATCCCTCTTGATCCTACCAATCTCCCTAACTTTCCAAGCCTCATACTCCTCAGCCTCATTGACTTCATCATCAGTATCCACATCAGCAATGTTGGCCTCCATTTCCAAGTTTTTCTGGATTTCTTCATCCTTTCGGATCTCCTCAACAACAATCTGCTTTGTCTCAATCCTTCTTTCCTCCAACCTCCTCTTCCTTGCATCTTCAAGTGCCTGTTCCTCAGCCTCAAGCCGCTCGCGCTCAGCAATGGTATCTCTCTCAGACTTGGGAACAAAAACAGGCTTCACCATAGCCACTCCAGTATATTCCTCATCAGAGTCAGTCTCATACTCAgattcctcctcctcctcctcctcttcctcctcctcctcctcttcctgaGGTAGCGCCTCTTCCTGCTCTCTATGAAGCAACTTCTCTTTGATCAGCCTCCTTCTTTCTGCCAAAgcattttcatcttcttcttccaattccAACCCTTCCTGCCTCCTGGCCTCCTCTTCAATGGTGGAAACAATCTCAGCTTGCCGAATGCGGCGATGATCAGCCCTCACCTCCTCCCGGTTATCTATCCGACTCTCAGCCAATCGCCGGAGCCGGCGATCATCTTTTCTAACTATAGCAGTATCTTCCTCGTGACGAGGAAATACTTTCTCCAAGGCAGCTTCCCTGGAGGGTCTAATATCGGCAGGGGCAATGTCTTCATTCTCATCATCAGCCCATTCAGGAACTTTACCAGGCCAATAACGCTGAACTTTTGTTTGCCCAATTTTACCTCTCAGCTTATCCCTAATGGCTATTACAGTATCACTAACACCCGCTGTCACCGACATATTTCTTCCTCAATTGAACGCCACTACAAATACCAACAATCTAGTTTCGATTCACTTCTCCACCAAACCCTATTTTGCACGTAAAATGGGTAAAACATGTATACAGCAACAGAATTTTCCAGATAAAGTACAATTCCAAGAAAGTGAATAAATGAATGAAGGAACGCAGAAAAAAAGGATATGGTGaatgataaattttgatttgCGAAGAATTTGAAAGCGTAACCCAGAGAGTTCGATTCAAAATACTAACATGAATTGATAGATAACAGAAGAAGATACAGAAAATAGGGGCGATAAAAGTTTCAAATACTTACAGTCACAGAAGCGGAAACCCTCTTCCTCGTTTGAAGCAGCCCCCAATTTGTTCTGTGAAACTCTtatgaaattgatttgaaaaatctgtaaatattattattgttcgGAAATTCATCTCAAagtaaataaacattaaattcaaTACCCGAATTCTCAAACTAAAAATTCTATCtccatctttatttttatactctAAAATATAAGATTTCATGCATatctcaaaataataaatatttaaataatattataatgatataaattttaaattagaatatcaaataacaatttaataaaactgaaaaaatactaaataataatgGAATAAAATTCAAAGAGTCCTTTATCAATTttacaaacattaaataaaatcgataaaattaaaaggtatcttttttttaaaaaaaaatgaataactaaataaatattcaagTCACTAGAAGACAATTTACAAGAACTTTGAGTACTGCATTTTAATCAGTTTATTTTATTGGTATACCCTAATCTCGTAACTGTATTGTATTTATTGAATGTGGAAATTTCTGTCAAAACAAGTTCAAACAATTGCACATGGACGACTTCATGTATTATCTCCAAATTACAGGATTGACAAATTTGgtgaaattaaaagtaaattaaagttattatagTAATTATGTATATActgtataaatttaatattttgacaaAATACAGTCAAGTAAACTTCGTGTTTTTGTTTCATGGACTGATATTATGTAagagtgttattttttttagtgaaattaatattttatctttttgcatATTATTAATTcgtattttaatttgtatttgtactatataaaatataccGATCGGAGTTTATGGTTATTTATCAACGGTTAACAGGTATTTATAGGTCAGATTGTCGTACACTTCCCAAATATcgtattaataattgattattgagtttgaCTGCCTAAACATGTATTGTgttaatggttaatcaatgtgATTGGCTGTCACAAGCCCTATAAATATACGATTTAGGTTCAGGTAAAATAACATTGatttatcctaataaaataaatacattttgaaaaaatatatctgACTTGAGTGTGGGAGTGTCTTCTACAAGTCAACAACACATTGGAGTGCATTACGTTCTCAGAGAGGATTGGACGATCGAAAGAGAGCAAagcaaggaaggacgaccgGCCCTCGAACCAATTTAACTGAAACATTTGGCGTCCACCGTGGGACCAAGCGGCATCCCCATGAAACCATAAGAAACTAGATGAGCGCTTGGTCTCGACATTACTACTTTGGATCAATACTAGGTTAACTAGATGAGCGCTTGGTCTCGACATTACTACTTTGGATCAATACTAGGTTTTGCACAAGAGCAAAAAATTccataataatttctaaaaacatgtcttttgttttgagaactttcagACGAGGCAAAAAATTAAATGCCTCTGCAAAATagaagattataaaatattaaatattttgttttacccatgtatatttttgtttttgtgagtaaaaatatcctggaGAGGAAGGTTCAATCCTTTACCACTTGGTCAGTTGGACCACCaaagttcaaccttgtcaggttctaatggtttctcattataaaaataaaatattcaatattttatttaatgcatatttttgtgagtaaaaatatcctccaCAGGAAGGTTAAATCTCTTACAGCTTAGTCACTTGGACCACCAACTTTCAACCTTATCACGTTCTAATCGCttctcataataaaaataaaatattgaatattttgtttaacacatatttttgtgagtgaaATATCTTGCACAGAAAAAAGTTCCAAACTAAAAAAAGTTCTAAATCGAACTCCTAGCATCTACAACTCAACCTAGGAAAAAGTTCCAAAGAGAACTTGTAGTATGTACTATATGGAATATATCGATCAGAGCTAATGGTCATTTATGGGCTTTTAGCCGGTATTATTGGGTCAAATTGCCTTACGCTTTACAAATATACggtaataataattgattattaggtTTGATTGCCTAGAAATATACTGcgttaatggttaatcaatgtgTTTCGTTGCCACAAGCCCTATAAATTTACAATTGATGTGcaagtaaaataattttgatatatcataataaaaaaatgacctctttgaaaaaaatatctgacttgagcgtcggagtgtcttctgtCGTTCAAAAGTCCATAAGAGTGGATTGCGTTCTAGGAGAAGATTAGATGATCAAAAGAGAGCAGACAAGAAAGGACGACCGACCTTCGAAcaaattcaaccgaaacattttgacCATTAACTCTGAtcgatatattttatatattacaatattgttatataatattaatttatctttaaatagtttattttttattttaaataaatatacttttattttagcTTTACAAAGTGAAACCTTTTATTCGATATGGTATTATTAAGATacgaataaaaatttaaaatatccaAACTACTCGGTTAAACAACATAAAgctataataaataatttaaataataatataagattaactttaattattgattgtattcttaaaaatatattgagaaagagataaaatcatttaaataattatagtaaaccATTTTGTCtcttatcataataaaataaatctttttaaattaaaaaaaataaactact contains:
- the LOC108322300 gene encoding uncharacterized protein LOC108322300, which translates into the protein MSVTAGVSDTVIAIRDKLRGKIGQTKVQRYWPGKVPEWADDENEDIAPADIRPSREAALEKVFPRHEEDTAIVRKDDRRLRRLAESRIDNREEVRADHRRIRQAEIVSTIEEEARRQEGLELEEEDENALAERRRLIKEKLLHREQEEALPQEEEEEEEEEEEEEESEYETDSDEEYTGVAMVKPVFVPKSERDTIAERERLEAEEQALEDARKRRLEERRIETKQIVVEEIRKDEEIQKNLEMEANIADVDTDDEVNEAEEYEAWKVREIGRIKRDREDREAMLKEKEEIERVRNMTEEERREWERKNPKPAPPPKQKWRFMQKYYHKGAFFQSESDDRASTVGSDGIFTRDFSAPTGEDKMDKTILPKVMQVKHFGRSGRTKWTHLVNEDTTDWNNPWTYNDPLRAKYNDKMAAMNAPMSKPKGSRKLKDWESR